The genomic DNA AACTAGCATTTTTGGGGGTGTTGTTCAATTTAAGGGAGGGAATGTACCTACATATAAACTTTTAGAGAAAATAGATTTTAGTGAGTTTTATTTAATGCAGGGTAGTAAAACAGTGAAAACTACTAGTTCAATTATTAAATACAATGAACATAGAGCTTCTTTAATTGATTTTATAGAGAATATGAATATTATGATGAGAGAAATTGTTCTTAAATCAAATAATTCTTATTCTTGTTTTCTGTCTAGTTTAAAGGAAGCTAAGAATTTGGGATTAGAAATTGGGAAAAGGATAGGGATTTCTGCTGATCTACCTTTAAGTCTTGCTTATCTTAAGAAGGAATGTTGTTTAATTAAAGCTTTGGGAGCTGGAAATGAAACTTTTTTAGTTTATAAACCAAATTTTGAAGTTTTTAAGCAATTTGATATTGATTCAATAAATTTAGATTTGGATGGTGTCAGATTTTAAAAGCGGATGTTTGTAATCAAAAAACCTTCTAAAATAATATTCTTGGGCGAACATAGTGCTGTTTATGGTTTTCCAGTCATTGGTACAACAATGCCCCTTTACATGTATTTAGTCTATATGTTTTCTAATTCTTGGAAGTACTTAGGAGCTCCTTCTTTAAAAATAGATAAAGTAATACATTTTATTAATAAGAGATTTAATAAAGTTAGGCCTATCGAATTTTTAATATTTTCAGAGGTTCCAGTTGGAGTTGGTCTTGGCTCTTCTGCTAGTCTTAGCTTATGTTTTGCCGAATATATTATAACGCATAAGGAATATGAAACTTTCGATAAAATATTGCTGGCACGTGAAATTGAAAATATTTTTCATGGGAAGTCTTCTGGCATGGATATTTTACTAATTGAGTTAAATGGAACTTTTTATTTAGAAAATAATAATAATGCTTTGAGTGCTCAAAAAATAGAACCTTGTGATTTTTACTTCTTGATAGGAGCGGTAAAAAGGGAAGTTGAAACTAGTAAAATAATATCTGATTTAAATCAAAAAATATCTCTTAATAACAGTTTATTTGAAATTGTTGAAGAGTTAGGAGTCATTGCTAAAGATTCTTATTCTGCTTTTTCTAGGCGAGATTTTTGTTCTTTAGTCAATAATATAAATATTGCAAATAACTGCTTAAATTCTTTAGATTTATCCTCAGATTCCCTTGATTATATAATAAAAAGAGGGAGAGAATTTAAAGCTCTTGCTGGTAAATTGAGTGGTGCAGGGCGAGGTGGAGCTTTTATTTTAGCTTTTAAAGAAGAACATGAGGCTAGATTGGCCTTGAAAAAATTGAGTAAAGATTTAGATAAGAATAATATTAGCTTGATTTTAAAGCTTAGAGTATTTAAAGTGTAAGTTTACGATAGGGAAAATATTTTGAAGTTAAAGAATTTTATATTAGGTGAAGCTAGAACTAATGTGTATGTTATTTATAGTAAAGATAAAAGCATAAGAGATGCTTCTATTATTGATATTGGAGAGAATCCCATTAAGTTGATGGATTTTTTAGAGAGTGAGGAGCTTATTCCTAAAAATTTATTTTTAACTCATACACATTTCGATCATATTGGAGGATTGCCTTTTTTATTAAATAAATATAAAGACATTAAGGTATATCTTCATAAAAATGATTTTAATGGATTTTTTTCACCCAAAGATAATCTTTCTTATTTAAGGGGAGATAATATTTTTTATCTTGAAAAAGACATTGTTTTTGAATATAAATTTGTTTGTGAAGGTGATTTGGTTGAATTTTTAGGTAGTAAAGTTGAGATTTTTTTTGTTCCAGGGCATTCTCCAGGAAGTCTTTCTTATAGAATAGCAGATATGTTTTTTTCAGGGGATGTACTTTTCAGGGGTTCTATTGGTAGGACAGATTTTTTTCATGGGGATTATGGTGTTTTATGTTCTAGTTTAAAGAAGATTAATAGCGTAGTGGAGAGTAATTTTAAAATATATCCGGGTCATGGATTTTCTACTAATATAGAACAAGAGAGAAACTTAAACATAAGCTTTATTAAAGCACAAAAAACTTAATCGTAAAAAAGAATTTTGGGTCCAGAGGGAGTCGAACCCCCGACATCCTGCTTGTAAGGCAGGCGCTCTGACCAACTGAGCTATGAA from Borrelia turcica IST7 includes the following:
- the mvk gene encoding mevalonate kinase, which codes for MFVIKKPSKIIFLGEHSAVYGFPVIGTTMPLYMYLVYMFSNSWKYLGAPSLKIDKVIHFINKRFNKVRPIEFLIFSEVPVGVGLGSSASLSLCFAEYIITHKEYETFDKILLAREIENIFHGKSSGMDILLIELNGTFYLENNNNALSAQKIEPCDFYFLIGAVKREVETSKIISDLNQKISLNNSLFEIVEELGVIAKDSYSAFSRRDFCSLVNNINIANNCLNSLDLSSDSLDYIIKRGREFKALAGKLSGAGRGGAFILAFKEEHEARLALKKLSKDLDKNNISLILKLRVFKV
- a CDS encoding MBL fold metallo-hydrolase, yielding MKLKNFILGEARTNVYVIYSKDKSIRDASIIDIGENPIKLMDFLESEELIPKNLFLTHTHFDHIGGLPFLLNKYKDIKVYLHKNDFNGFFSPKDNLSYLRGDNIFYLEKDIVFEYKFVCEGDLVEFLGSKVEIFFVPGHSPGSLSYRIADMFFSGDVLFRGSIGRTDFFHGDYGVLCSSLKKINSVVESNFKIYPGHGFSTNIEQERNLNISFIKAQKT